A single Methanosarcinales archaeon DNA region contains:
- a CDS encoding 4Fe-4S dicluster domain-containing protein, whose protein sequence is MRKKLTVIPERCSGCRVCELVCAISHTGVNNPKKANIRVISLYPHPVIKMPIVCEQCKKPKCRDACPTDAIVKNDGVVTILEDRCVSCHACVNACPIGAIFVHEDIEIPFKCDMCGGKPKCAESCPKKAILYVPEHTQGQAHRLGAALKYANMQEVEYYEHGVKKKLRYAEIETGGTRGDSE, encoded by the coding sequence TTGCGCAAGAAGCTGACAGTAATCCCTGAGAGATGTTCAGGATGCAGGGTATGCGAATTAGTCTGTGCCATATCCCACACAGGTGTTAATAATCCAAAAAAAGCAAACATAAGGGTCATCTCATTGTATCCCCATCCGGTAATCAAGATGCCTATAGTGTGTGAACAATGTAAGAAGCCTAAATGCAGGGATGCCTGTCCTACTGATGCTATTGTCAAGAATGATGGCGTTGTTACCATATTGGAAGATAGATGCGTCTCCTGCCATGCATGTGTGAATGCATGTCCCATAGGCGCAATATTCGTGCATGAGGATATTGAGATTCCTTTCAAATGCGATATGTGCGGCGGCAAGCCAAAATGTGCAGAATCCTGCCCTAAAAAAGCCATCCTGTATGTGCCCGAGCACACCCAGGGACAGGCCCATCGCCTGGGTGCGGCACTGAAATACGCCAACATGCAGGAAGTCGAATACTACGAGCACGGAGTAAAGAAGAAGCTCAGATATGCAGAGATAGAGACCGGAGGTACAAGAGGTGATTCAGAATGA
- a CDS encoding nascent polypeptide-associated complex protein, translated as MAKKPAGMRGINPKAMNQMMKQMGIDSSEIENVEQVIIRTADTEIIFDDASVTKVAAPGMLTYQVVGNPREVPRETPIPEEDIALVAEQTGKSQDEARAALKETGGDLAEAIMKLSE; from the coding sequence ATGGCAAAAAAACCGGCCGGAATGCGAGGAATAAATCCCAAGGCAATGAACCAGATGATGAAACAGATGGGTATTGATAGCAGTGAGATCGAAAATGTGGAGCAGGTTATTATTAGAACTGCAGATACTGAAATCATTTTTGATGATGCCAGTGTGACAAAAGTAGCTGCTCCGGGTATGCTTACCTATCAGGTTGTTGGTAATCCACGCGAAGTTCCCAGAGAAACACCAATCCCGGAAGAGGACATAGCACTTGTAGCTGAGCAAACCGGAAAAAGTCAGGATGAAGCCAGGGCAGCCCTTAAGGAAACGGGCGGCGATCTGGCAGAAGCTATAATGAAGCTAAGTGAATAA